The Stieleria maiorica genome includes the window TGGTGCGGGCGGACGTCCCACCAGATCTCTCGGATCGTATTGATAAACCCGGTCTCTTCCATGTGATTGACCAGCCACACGTATTCGCTCCAGTTCCGCATCAGCGTCGGCAGGCCAGCCGTGGGCAACCCCTCCATGACTTTGCTGCGATGCGAATGCAGCCCGGTGTCGCGGTCTTCCCAGTAGGGGCTGCTGGCCGACAAGGCCAACAGCAGTGGCAGGTGCTGCATGATGCGGTCGCAGATCATCACCGCCTTGTCACCGGAATCGACACCGACGTGGACGTGCAACCCGAACGTGATCAACCGCCGCGCCATCTCCTGCAGCAGCCGGACGAGCCCCCGGTAGCGTTCTTCGTCGCTGACGATCTGTTCTTGCCACAGGCTGAACGGATGCGTCGCGCCCCACCAAAGCCCCAACCCCAGCCCGTCGGCGGATTGTTGGACGGAGCGGAGTTTTTCGGAAAGGTCGTCACGGGTTTGAGAAACCGTGTCACAGACGCCGCTGATGACTTCGATGCACGACTGCATCAATTCGTGTTTGCACGACGCGGCGATGTCGCGGGGCAGCGTCGCTAGCAGTTCGTTGCTGCGACTGGCCAGTGCGTACGTTTGACAGTCGACGATTCCGAGTTCCAATTCGACGCCGATGGTCTGTGTCGCATTCGAATGGAACTGGAACTTACTCATGACCGATCCGGGTCGAAGTAATTGATGATCGACGCTGCAAATAGTTTAGCGGCGTGTGCGATGGCATGTTCGTCGACGTCGAAATTTCCGGTGTGCAGCGGAGCACTGCCGACCTGATCGCCCGCCACGCCCAATCGGAACATCGCACCGGGGACATGCTCCAAGTAGAACGAGAAATCTTCGCTTCCCATGCTGGGCTGGTCGATCCAATCGACGGCGGCGGGGTTGAGTACTTGGGCTGCCGAATCGCTCAGCAAACGCACCAGCGCCGGATCGTTCATGACGCCGGGAGCGGACGATCCGAGTCGCAGGCTGACTTGACATCCGGTTTCCCGAGCGGTCGCTTCGCCGACATCCTCCAACACTTCCAGTGTCCGCCGTCGTGCTTGAACACCCAATGAACGCAGCGTCCCTTTGATCTTGGCGTGGTCGGGAATCACGTTGGGGCTGTGTCCGGCTTCGATCATGCCGATCGACAACACGACGATGTCGTGTGCGTTGACCGCGCGATGGACGCGGCGGTATGCGGATTGGATCCAACGGGTGCAGGCGTCGATCGGGTCGTTGGTCAAATGGGGCCGTGCCGCGTGTCCGCCATCGCCATCGAATTTGACCTCCAACATGTCGCACGCGGCGGTCAGGTCGTGTTCGCGAAGACCGATACATCCGACTTGGCGGGTGGGATCGACGTGCAGCGCCAGGATCGCGCCGACGTTGGCGACGGCATGATGGTGAATCATGTGCAACGCCCCCTCGGCGGTTTCTTCGGCCGGCTGCAGAATCGCCCGCGCCGCGATCGGCCACGGCAACGCACCGCTGCGGTGCAAGTGTGAAAGCAACTGCATCGCCGCGATGATCACGGTGGCGTGGACGTCGTGCCCGCAGGCGTGCATCACCCCGTCGACCGTACTGTGGTAGGGCACGGATTTCTCGTCCTGGATCGGCAACGCGTCGATGTCACCACGGATGGCCATCCGTGGGTGATCGGCCAGCGACTTGTCGGTCACCAGATCGGCCGTCAATCCGCGTCCTTGGCCGGCGACGCGGACCGGCATGTCCAACTTGGTCAGTTCCGCCTTCAGAAACTGAGTCGTCAGCACTTCATGCCCGGACAGTTCGGGGTGCTGGTGCAGGTGACGACGCATCGCGATCCAGCCCTCGGCAAGAACTTTGGCGGCGTCGTTGATGGCCTGAACCCAACTGTCACGGTCGGCGGAAAGAAGGTCGGCCATGATGATGCGAACAAATCCTTGACGACGCGTCCGTAGACGTCCGTCCATCGGAAATCTCGTCCGCCACAACGATGCGTAAGTAGTCTGTGGTTCAAGCTCCGCCCGAGATCACGCGAATCGCTTCAGTGGGCAGGGTTTTCAACATAACCAGTCCCCTGTCGCCGATCAAACCAACCGCTCTCCGGTTTTGCTAGCAAAGGCCCAAATGGCCCAAATGGTGCCACCCATCAACAATGGCCCAAATGGTGCCACCCATCAACCACGCCCTCGACCAATGGCCCAAATGGTGCCACCCATCAACCACGCCCTCGACGGCTTTGCTAGCAGGCACATTGCCGACGCAGACTCGCTGATTGATGGGTGGCACCAAATGAGAATGAGTGAGCGCACTGTCTTGCCGTTCGTTCGACGATGGGGAAGCGATCCTGTAATGGGACAGATAGGACAAATAGGTCCCATCTGTCCTGTTGGTCCTATTGATCGGGCCCCCCGGCGTGGAGGTCGCGATGAAAGTCGACAGCGGTAGTCGCTCACTTCGACTTCGCGTCGAGGATCTCCTCGGCCGCGCGCAGTCCGCTGTTCATCGCGCCCTGGATGCTTGGTGTTTCGCGGTGGTCGCCGCAAACATACAGGCTTGCTGGCGCTTTGATCCCAGGGATCTGATCGGCTCGCACCGACTGCAGCACCGGATCCAGACGAAGCTGCGGCAGCCCGTAGGGCACGCGGATCGTCTGAACCAGCTCCCATCGACCGGCTCCGTCGCCGAACCAGCGACGCGCCTGGTCGCCGACCGCATCGGCCAATTCCTCGGCGGACCGGTCGGCCATCGAATCCGCGATGCTGATAGAAATCAGCGAACGGCCGCCGGACGCGTACTCGGGCGCGACATCGCTGAGTACGACGGCCGTTCGGATCGGACCGTCTTCGTCCCCACGCAGCATCAGCATTCTGCTGGGTTCGGGCGAGCGCTCGGCGACGAAGTACATCGTCGTGGCGTGATTCCACTGGGTGACCAACTCGGGGGCGTCGAGCAACCGTGCTGCGGCGTTGCTTTCGGTTGCGACGACGACGGTTTCGGCATCGATGCTTGCGCCATCGCTTAGGTGAACTCGATGCCGCCCGTTGATGCTTTCGATCGACGTCACGGTGGTGTTCAGCCGAAGCGTTCCGCGCGGCAGCCCTTCGGCCAACTGTCGCGGGATCGCGGCCATGCCGTCGGCGGGGACCGCGATATCGCCGGCAGCGAACATTCGAAAGACGAATTCAAACATCCGGCTGGAGGTCGACAAGGATTCGTCCAGAAAGACGCCACCGAGAAACGGCCGAAAGAAAGCGTCGATCATCGCATCGGAGAAACCTAAATGACGAAGTCGCTGGTCGGTGGTTTCGCCATCGCGGTGATACAGATCCTGCAGCGTCCCCCGCCGTGATTGAAACCTTGCCTTTGCGATCCGCAATTTGTCCATCAGTGATCCGACGGGGCTGGTCGCGGTGGATAGAATCTGTCCCGGGCGACGCCAGGGATCGCCCAATCGCGTGAAACGACCGTTGTTGCGAACGAGTGCCCCGGGCTGGAACGCCCGCAACCGCAATCTTTCATAGTCCAACAATTCCCGACAGGCCGGGTAGGCTGTGAGCAAAACCTGGAAACCGTGGTCCAACTTCAACCCGTCGACGATGTCGGTCCGAACGCGGCCGCCGACGCGATCGCTAGCTTCCAGCAACGTGACGTCACGGCCGTGTTGGGTGAGCCGTCTCGCGCAGGCCAGCCCGGCCAGGCCCCCGCCGATGATCACCGTGCCGGCGATCACCGAGTTGGCGGGCGAACCGTCCGGGTTCGGATTCGTACCACTGTCGGATGGGGTTGAGTTCACGGCGATTGCGAAAATTTAGGAGTCCGTACATTGCTGGACGGAGTTGCGGGGCAACGACCAGACGACGTAGTTACGCTCAGCAGAGCGTGGTACGCGAATGGGGGCCACCGTCTGGCGAAGGTAGCGACGTTCGGCTCGCAATTCACGATAGTTTGATGCAAATTGGGACGATCCAGCGAGGAATTCATGGCGGAGACAGCTGTGATTGTCACTTCATCGAAGCAATCCGGCCAGCGGGCGGCCACGATCCCATGGCAATGGATCGCAGGCAATTTTTCATTCGCCAAGCAGCGACTAAACTACGCGGCCGGCGGAAACCGTTGCTCTCATTCTAATTGAATTTCATTTTTCACTGGCTATCGATTCATGCGTGTCATTGTCACCGGATCCAGCGGATTGATCGGATCAGCAGCCGTGCGTCATTGGGACGCTGCGGGTGACCAAGTCATCGGCATCGACAACGACATGCGTTCGACCTTTTTCGGCCCCGATGGCAGCACCAAGTGGAATCAGTCGCAACTGGAATCAGAAACCCGAGATTTTCGCACCGAAAACATCGACATTCGCGACCGAGACGCGATCCTGGACTTGTTCAAGAACGAACCTCCCGATCTGGTCATTCACTGTGCGGCCCAGCCGTCTCACGATAAGGCGGCGGCAATCCCCTTTTTGGATTTCGAAGTCAACGCGAACGGAACACTGAATCTGCTGGAAGCGACCCGCCGGCATTCCCCCGAAGCCGTGTTCTGTCACATGAGCACGAACAAGGTGTACGGCGATGCGCCCAACGAGCTGCCTTTGAACGAGCTGCCGACGCGTTGGGAATACGCTCGCGCGGAGGATTACGACGGGATCGATGAAACCTGCCGCATCGACCAGACCATGCATTCGCTGTTCGGGGCCAGCAAGACGGCGGCGGACGTGCTGGCCCAGGAGTACGGAAAGTATTTCGGATTGAAGACCGGTATTTTCCGCGGCGGATGTCTGACCGGTGCGAGTCACAGCGGCGTGGAATTGCACGGGTTTCTGAGCTACCTGGTGCATGTCGCGGTGAGCGGAAAACCGTACACGATCTTCGGTTACAAGGGCAAACAGGTTCGCGACCAAATCGAGTGCAGCGACGTCGTCCGGGCCTTCGAAGCGTTCGCCCAAAACCCTCGTCCGGGTGAGGTCTACAACATCGGCGGCGGGCGTGAAAATGCGGCCAGCGTGCTCGAATGCATCGCACTGATCGAAGAGATCAGCGGGCATCGAATCGAGTACACGCTGAGCGATGAAAACCGCAAGGGCGACCATGTTTGCTACATCAGCGATCTGAGCAAGCTGCGACGTGATTACCCCGATTGGCAGATCCGCGTGTCACTCCGTGAGATCGTCACGCAGATGATCGACGCGGCCGAAGCAAAGGGGATGAGTCGACAACCGCGGTGAGGGCAATCGGACAAACCGGTCAGAGCGTGGCACGAGCGTGTTTTTCGACATAGGGTTCCCTTGGCCCGTCATGCTTTTCCGGCAGTGGCCGCCCGCAGTCGGCGGCCATCACCGATTGTTCCCAACGAAACGCCCGTGGCAATCATGCATTCAAATCCCACCCTCACCGCGGAAGACCCCCTCGGCACGCAATCGATCGCCGAGCATGGGGGATTCGTTGAAAACACACTCGGCGACGATGTTGCGTCTCTGATTCAATCGACAGGCGGATACCGAGGCCCGGATCGTCGCGCCAGCCGCCGGATCCCACGAACGCTCGAAATCACTGTGCAGCCGCTGGACGTCCAACTGAACGAGTGGGCGAGGCCGTTTTTTGCGATCACACGCGACGTCAGCCAAGGCGGACTGGCCTAT containing:
- a CDS encoding PilZ domain-containing protein, which encodes MHSNPTLTAEDPLGTQSIAEHGGFVENTLGDDVASLIQSTGGYRGPDRRASRRIPRTLEITVQPLDVQLNEWARPFFAITRDVSQGGLAYLSSQKADFEKAVVSLNDGIAPGIVCRICNTSLVHSLGKEEVWLTNVQFLHVYQRRK
- a CDS encoding amidohydrolase codes for the protein MDGRLRTRRQGFVRIIMADLLSADRDSWVQAINDAAKVLAEGWIAMRRHLHQHPELSGHEVLTTQFLKAELTKLDMPVRVAGQGRGLTADLVTDKSLADHPRMAIRGDIDALPIQDEKSVPYHSTVDGVMHACGHDVHATVIIAAMQLLSHLHRSGALPWPIAARAILQPAEETAEGALHMIHHHAVANVGAILALHVDPTRQVGCIGLREHDLTAACDMLEVKFDGDGGHAARPHLTNDPIDACTRWIQSAYRRVHRAVNAHDIVVLSIGMIEAGHSPNVIPDHAKIKGTLRSLGVQARRRTLEVLEDVGEATARETGCQVSLRLGSSAPGVMNDPALVRLLSDSAAQVLNPAAVDWIDQPSMGSEDFSFYLEHVPGAMFRLGVAGDQVGSAPLHTGNFDVDEHAIAHAAKLFAASIINYFDPDRS
- a CDS encoding carboxylate-amine ligase is translated as MSKFQFHSNATQTIGVELELGIVDCQTYALASRSNELLATLPRDIAASCKHELMQSCIEVISGVCDTVSQTRDDLSEKLRSVQQSADGLGLGLWWGATHPFSLWQEQIVSDEERYRGLVRLLQEMARRLITFGLHVHVGVDSGDKAVMICDRIMQHLPLLLALSASSPYWEDRDTGLHSHRSKVMEGLPTAGLPTLMRNWSEYVWLVNHMEETGFINTIREIWWDVRPHHNFGTVEVRMCDMPGNIDHVCALAALVQCLVKYLSDRIDEGTYQFDCHPMMVRQNKWRAARYGVAATLVDTFDYSERTVAEIVERLLSKLRGVAQDLNCESELMMVREIAGRLDWADRQRQILQQTGRRSEIVKQLIGQSRIQ
- a CDS encoding NAD-dependent epimerase/dehydratase family protein, which gives rise to MRVIVTGSSGLIGSAAVRHWDAAGDQVIGIDNDMRSTFFGPDGSTKWNQSQLESETRDFRTENIDIRDRDAILDLFKNEPPDLVIHCAAQPSHDKAAAIPFLDFEVNANGTLNLLEATRRHSPEAVFCHMSTNKVYGDAPNELPLNELPTRWEYARAEDYDGIDETCRIDQTMHSLFGASKTAADVLAQEYGKYFGLKTGIFRGGCLTGASHSGVELHGFLSYLVHVAVSGKPYTIFGYKGKQVRDQIECSDVVRAFEAFAQNPRPGEVYNIGGGRENAASVLECIALIEEISGHRIEYTLSDENRKGDHVCYISDLSKLRRDYPDWQIRVSLREIVTQMIDAAEAKGMSRQPR
- a CDS encoding NAD(P)/FAD-dependent oxidoreductase produces the protein MNSTPSDSGTNPNPDGSPANSVIAGTVIIGGGLAGLACARRLTQHGRDVTLLEASDRVGGRVRTDIVDGLKLDHGFQVLLTAYPACRELLDYERLRLRAFQPGALVRNNGRFTRLGDPWRRPGQILSTATSPVGSLMDKLRIAKARFQSRRGTLQDLYHRDGETTDQRLRHLGFSDAMIDAFFRPFLGGVFLDESLSTSSRMFEFVFRMFAAGDIAVPADGMAAIPRQLAEGLPRGTLRLNTTVTSIESINGRHRVHLSDGASIDAETVVVATESNAAARLLDAPELVTQWNHATTMYFVAERSPEPSRMLMLRGDEDGPIRTAVVLSDVAPEYASGGRSLISISIADSMADRSAEELADAVGDQARRWFGDGAGRWELVQTIRVPYGLPQLRLDPVLQSVRADQIPGIKAPASLYVCGDHRETPSIQGAMNSGLRAAEEILDAKSK